The following proteins are encoded in a genomic region of Emys orbicularis isolate rEmyOrb1 chromosome 19, rEmyOrb1.hap1, whole genome shotgun sequence:
- the WDR83 gene encoding WD repeat domain-containing protein 83 produces MAFPEPKPKKPELPKKLVQTLECKQGAVRAVRFNVDGNYCLTCGSDKSLKLWNPHKGTLLKTYSGHGYEVLDAAGSFDNSQLCSCGADKTVVLWDVASGQVIRKFRGHAGKVNCVQFNEEATVILSGSIDSSVRCWDCRSRRPDPIQILDEAKDGVSSLKVSDYEILSGSVDGRVRRYDLRAGELYSDYVGSPVTSVCFSKDGQCTLAASLDSTLRLLDKDTGELLGEYTGHKNTAYKLDCCLSEKDTHVASCSEDGQVYFWDLVEGSLTLSLPVGRGVVQSLSFHPSEPGLLTATEGRVQFWREETHTAEEQPPAC; encoded by the exons ATGGCGTTTCCTGAGCCGAAGCCCAAGAAGCCAGAGCTGCCAAAGAAGCTGGTGCAGACTCTGGAGTGCAAACAGGGAGCGGTCAGGGCAGTGAGGTTTAATG TGGATGGAAATTACTGTCTTACCTGCGGAAGCGACAAGTCCCTGAAGCTGTGGAACCCCCACAAGGGGACCCTCCTGAAGACCTACAGTGGCCACGGCTACGAAGTGTTGGACGCGGCTGG CTCCTTTGATAACAGCCAGCTCTGTTCCTGTGGGGCCGACAAAACGGTCGTCCTGTGGGATGTAGCCAGTGGGCAGGTGATCCGCAAGTTCAGAGGTCACGCGGGG AAGGTGAACTGTGTGCAGTTCAACGAGGAGGCCACCGTGATCCTGTCGG GCTCAATCGATTCCAGCGTCCGCTGCTGGGACTGCCGCTCACGCAGACCCGACCCCATCCAGATCCTGGACGAAGCCAAGGACGGGGTGTCCAGCCTGAAAGTGTCGGATTACGAGATCCTCTCTGG CTCTGTGGACGGCCGCGTCCGGCGCTACGACCTGCGCGCAGGGGAGCTGTACTCGGATTACGTTGGAA GCCCCGTCACCAGCGTGTGTTTCAGCAAGGACGGGCAGTGCACGCTGGCTGCCAGCCTGGACTCCACCCTGCGCCTGCTGGACAAGGACACTGGGGAGCTTCTGGGCGA ATACACCGGCCACAAGAACACGGCCTACAAGCTGGACTGCTGCCTGAGCGAGAAGGACACGCACGTGGCCAGCTGCTCGGAGGACGGGCAGGTGTATTTCTGGGACCTGGTTGAG ggctcCCTGACGCTGAGCCTGCCCGTGGGCAGAGGCGTGGTCCAGTCCCTGTCCTTCCACCCCAGCGAGCCCGGTCTGCTCACGGCCACCGAGGGGCGCGTGCAGTTCTGGAGGGAGGAGACCCACACAGCCGAGGAGCAGCCGCCCGCCTGTTGA
- the DHPS gene encoding deoxyhypusine synthase, whose product MERAGEGFPAAAVAAVLKPSAGLPEASLQVRGYDFDRGLDHRALLQSYLTTGFQATSFGQAVQEINRMIAAKLEPLGEEEETRADLNPCRQQPSGCTIFLGFTSNLISSGIRETIRYLVQHNMVDVLVTTAGGVEEDLIKCLAPTYVGEFSLRGKELRQSGINRIGNLLVPNDNYCKFEDWLMPILDQMVAEQNVEGVKWTPSKMIARLGKEINNPESVYYWAQKNNIPVLSPALTDGSLGDMIFFHSYKNPGLVLDIVEDLRLINTQAIFAKKTGMIILGGGLVKHHIANANLMRNGADYAVYVNTAQEFDGSDSGARPDEAVSWGKIRMDAKPVKVYADASLVFPLLVAETFAQKASTFASEKQHD is encoded by the exons ATGGAGCGCGCCGGGGAGGGGTTCCCGGCCGCGGCCGTGGCGGCTGTGCTGAAGCCCAGCGCTGGCCTGCCCGAGGCGAGCCTGCAGGTGCGCGGCTACGACTTCGACCGCGGGCTGGATCACCGCGCCCTGCTCCAGTCCTACCTCACCACCGGCTTCCAGGCCACCAGCTTCGGGCAGGCCGTGCAGGAGATCAACAGGATG ATCGCGGCGAAGCTGGAGCCGCTgggcgaggaggaggagaccCGCGCCGACCTGAACCCCTGCCGCCAGCAGCCCTCGGGCTGCACCATCTTCCTGGGCTTCACCTCCAACCTCATCAGCTCGGGCATCCGCGAGACCATCCGCTACCTGGTGCAGCACAACATG GTGGACGTGCTGGTCACCACAGCAGGCGGCGTGGAAGAGGATCTCATCAAATGCCTGGCACCTACCTACGTGGGGGAATTCAGCCTGCGGGGGAAGGAGCTTCGGCAGAGCGGGatcaacag GATTGGGAACCTGCTGGTGCCCAACGACAACTACTGCAAGTTCGAAGACTGGCTCATGCCCATCCTGGACCAGATGGTCGCTGAGCAGAACGTGGAG GGTGTGAAATGGACCCCGTCCAAGATGATCGCACGGCTGGGCAAGGAAATAAACAACCCTGAATCGGTCTATTACTGGGCACAGAAG AACAACATCCCGGTGCTGAGCCCGGCCCTGACGGACGGATCCCTGGGGGACATGATCTTCTTCCACTCCTACAAGAACCCCGGTTTGGTGCTGGACATTGTGGAAG ATCTCCGGCTGATCAACACCCAGGCCATCTTCGCCAAGAAGACGGGCATGATCATCCTGGGAGGGGGCCTGGTCAAACACCACATCGCCAATGCCAACCTGATG AGGAATGGGGCTGACTACGCCGTCTACGTTAACACGGCACAGGAGTTCGACGGCTCCGACTCGGGGGCCCGGCCAGATGAGGCGGTGTCCTGGGGGAAGATCCGCATGGACGCCAAGCCCGTGAAG GTTTATGCCGACGCCTCCCTGGTTTTCCCGCTGCTGGTGGCTGAGACCTTCGCCCAGAAAGCCAGCACCTTTGCCTCCGAGAAGCAGCACGACTga